A window of the Polaribacter batillariae genome harbors these coding sequences:
- a CDS encoding IS630 family transposase, translating to MKKTRKPKWFLKNLENTFKLFRTKLNKNNFESVNLFFQDESRFGLITKQKRVTTAKGVKPIAKYKHSYQSKWLWGSFSPITGESFCMLTDTVCKDFFIEYLTDLSACNPLELKIVIIDNAAFHSTKDVKLPDNIILLPIPAYCPELNPAEKVWQYLKSKIAMKIYDTLDILESKIEHLIYQMDNNTIKSITGYEFYLKSFYNVFNV from the coding sequence ATAAAAAAGACCCGAAAGCCGAAATGGTTTTTAAAAAACCTAGAAAACACTTTTAAATTATTTAGAACAAAACTAAATAAAAATAACTTTGAATCGGTCAATTTATTTTTTCAAGATGAATCTCGTTTTGGATTAATCACCAAACAAAAAAGAGTCACTACAGCTAAAGGCGTTAAACCTATAGCAAAGTACAAACATAGTTATCAGAGTAAATGGCTATGGGGAAGTTTTTCACCCATTACAGGTGAGAGTTTCTGCATGCTAACAGATACTGTGTGTAAAGACTTTTTTATTGAGTATTTAACAGACTTAAGTGCCTGTAATCCTTTGGAACTAAAAATTGTAATTATTGACAATGCAGCTTTCCACTCTACTAAAGATGTAAAATTGCCTGATAATATTATCTTATTACCTATCCCTGCATATTGCCCTGAACTAAATCCAGCTGAAAAAGTTTGGCAATACCTTAAAAGTAAAATTGCAATGAAAATTTATGACACTTTAGATATACTAGAATCCAAAATAGAGCACCTAATTTATCAAATGGATAATAATACCATTAAGTCTATAACCGGATATGAATTTTATCTAAAATCTTTTTATAACGTTTTTAATGTTTAA
- the trpA gene encoding tryptophan synthase subunit alpha, which produces MNSIQQLFQQKDKNLLSIYFTCGFPKLEDTTKVIAALEKSKVDFIEVGLPYSDPLADGPTIQDSSHKALQNGINLDIVFEQLITIKETNKTPLVLMGYLNQMLKYGEDKFCKKVVECGIDTLIIPDLPMVEFENHYQQLFEKYGLTNVFLITPNTEEERIRKIDAYTKAFIYVVASSSITGAKGEISDQQIAYFKRIKAMNLKSKLIVGFGISNKSTFNTACKYANGAIIGSAFIKNLDKNGIDTIDDFIRPIIS; this is translated from the coding sequence ATGAATTCAATTCAACAATTATTTCAGCAAAAAGATAAAAACCTCTTATCGATATATTTTACCTGCGGTTTTCCAAAATTAGAGGACACTACAAAAGTAATTGCTGCTTTAGAAAAAAGTAAGGTAGATTTTATTGAGGTAGGTTTGCCATATTCAGATCCTTTAGCAGATGGACCAACCATACAAGACAGTAGTCACAAAGCTTTACAAAACGGAATTAATTTAGATATTGTTTTTGAGCAATTAATAACCATAAAGGAGACCAATAAAACACCTTTGGTTTTAATGGGGTATTTAAATCAAATGCTAAAATATGGCGAAGATAAATTCTGTAAAAAAGTAGTTGAATGTGGTATAGATACGTTAATTATCCCAGATTTACCAATGGTAGAGTTTGAAAATCATTATCAGCAATTATTTGAAAAATATGGTTTAACAAATGTATTTTTAATTACACCCAATACAGAAGAAGAAAGAATTAGAAAAATAGATGCCTATACAAAAGCATTTATTTATGTGGTTGCATCGTCGTCTATTACAGGTGCTAAAGGAGAAATTTCTGACCAACAAATTGCCTATTTTAAAAGAATTAAAGCAATGAATTTAAAGAGTAAATTAATTGTTGGTTTTGGTATTTCAAACAAATCGACCTTTAATACGGCTTGCAAATACGCAAATGGAGCGATTATTGGTTCTGCATTTATTAAAAATTTAGATAAAAATGGAATTGATACAATAGATGATTTTATAAGACCAATTATTTCATAA
- a CDS encoding helix-turn-helix domain-containing protein, producing the protein MPKKITLSIKEESVELRKLYESTTTELRRDRLKMLYYIKSGKYIYRNAIAKKLGRRPTTIGNWIKDYETGGLSNLLEIHSGGNNTVHISDRAKAYISKTLSNSDTTITSYIELQAHIAEDLSEMINYGALYAHCRRKHKSKLKVSRKSHYKKDPKAEMVFKKPRKHF; encoded by the coding sequence ATGCCAAAGAAAATTACCTTATCCATTAAAGAAGAATCTGTTGAATTGCGAAAACTATATGAGTCTACCACTACAGAATTACGAAGAGATCGTTTAAAAATGTTATACTACATAAAGTCCGGGAAATACATCTATCGTAATGCGATCGCAAAGAAGCTTGGCAGACGTCCAACCACCATAGGCAATTGGATTAAAGACTATGAAACAGGAGGCCTTTCAAATTTATTAGAAATACATAGCGGAGGTAATAATACCGTTCATATTTCTGATAGAGCAAAAGCCTATATCTCCAAGACATTATCTAACAGCGATACCACCATAACTTCCTATATAGAGTTACAAGCTCATATAGCCGAAGATTTATCAGAGATGATAAATTATGGTGCACTTTATGCACATTGTAGGCGAAAACATAAGTCTAAGCTAAAAGTATCAAGAAAGTCACATTATAAAAAAGACCCGAAAGCCGAAATGGTTTTTAAAAAACCTAGAAAACACTTTTAA
- a CDS encoding ABC transporter ATP-binding protein: MIEVKNLHKGFGDVQVLKGITTTFYPGKTNLIIGQSGSGKTVFLKSLIGLHTPEKGTISFDGRINTNFTEEEKQEWRQEIGMVFQGSALFDSQTVEDNVMFPLKMFTKKSREEMLERVNVVLKRVKLENSNDKLPAELSGGMQKRVAIARAIVMNPKYLFCDEPNSGLDPRTAIVIDKLIQEITDEYKITTVINTHDMNSVMEIGEKIVFLNKGKKEWEGTSEDIFETENEAVVSFVYSSNLFKKVREAYLNKTK, translated from the coding sequence ATGATAGAAGTAAAAAATTTACATAAAGGTTTTGGAGATGTTCAGGTTTTAAAAGGAATTACCACAACTTTTTATCCTGGAAAAACCAATCTAATAATCGGTCAAAGCGGATCTGGAAAAACTGTTTTTTTAAAGTCTTTAATCGGGTTACATACTCCAGAAAAAGGAACCATTTCTTTTGACGGAAGAATAAATACCAATTTTACAGAAGAAGAAAAACAAGAATGGCGCCAAGAAATAGGAATGGTTTTTCAAGGAAGCGCACTTTTCGATTCGCAAACTGTAGAAGATAATGTAATGTTTCCTCTTAAAATGTTTACAAAAAAATCTAGAGAAGAGATGTTAGAACGTGTAAATGTTGTTTTAAAAAGGGTAAAATTAGAAAATTCAAACGATAAGTTACCGGCAGAATTGTCTGGAGGAATGCAAAAAAGGGTTGCCATTGCAAGAGCGATTGTTATGAATCCTAAATATTTATTTTGTGATGAACCAAACTCGGGTTTAGATCCAAGAACAGCTATTGTAATAGACAAATTAATTCAAGAAATTACAGACGAATATAAAATTACAACCGTAATTAACACCCACGATATGAATTCTGTAATGGAAATTGGAGAAAAAATTGTTTTTTTAAACAAAGGAAAAAAAGAGTGGGAAGGTACTAGTGAAGACATCTTCGAAACTGAAAATGAAGCTGTTGTGAGCTTTGTTTATTCTTCTAATTTATTTAAAAAAGTAAGGGAAGCTTATTTAAATAAAACAAAATAA
- the trpB gene encoding tryptophan synthase subunit beta, whose product MKSKFHPDKNGYFGQFGGAFIPELLYPNVKELEDNYIQIIESNEFQTEYKSLLKDYVGRPTPLYFAKRLSEKYGAHIYLKREDLNHTGAHKVNNTVGQILIAKKLGKTNIIAETGAGQHGVATATVCALMGLDCTVFMGEKDIERQAPNVARMKMLGAKVVPATSGSKTLKDATNEAIRYWIQNPETFYLIGSVVGPHPHPDMVARLQAIISEEMKWQLKEKTGKENPDTIIACVGGGSNAAGAFYHFMDDEDVELIAVEAAGLGIHSGESAATSQLGEVGIIHGSKTILMQDEYGQIVEPYSISAGLDYPGVGPLHAFLYESKRATFMNATDKEALAGAYELTKIEGIIPALETAHALAVLPKMKLEKDQVVVINLSGRGDKDLETYIKHLEE is encoded by the coding sequence ATGAAATCAAAATTTCACCCAGACAAAAACGGCTATTTCGGACAATTTGGAGGCGCATTCATTCCAGAATTGTTATATCCAAATGTAAAAGAATTAGAAGATAATTACATTCAAATTATCGAATCTAATGAGTTTCAAACAGAATACAAATCGTTGTTAAAAGATTATGTTGGGCGTCCAACACCATTGTATTTTGCAAAACGGTTATCAGAAAAATATGGCGCACATATTTATTTGAAACGAGAAGACTTAAATCATACTGGAGCACACAAAGTGAATAATACAGTTGGTCAAATTCTAATCGCTAAAAAACTGGGCAAAACCAATATTATTGCAGAAACTGGAGCAGGACAACATGGAGTTGCGACAGCCACAGTTTGTGCGTTAATGGGATTAGATTGTACGGTTTTTATGGGCGAAAAAGATATAGAACGTCAAGCACCCAATGTTGCCAGAATGAAAATGTTAGGCGCAAAAGTTGTGCCTGCCACAAGTGGAAGTAAAACTTTAAAAGATGCCACTAATGAAGCCATAAGATATTGGATTCAAAATCCAGAAACTTTTTATTTAATTGGTTCTGTGGTTGGGCCACATCCGCATCCAGATATGGTGGCAAGGTTGCAAGCAATTATTTCTGAAGAAATGAAATGGCAATTAAAAGAAAAAACAGGAAAGGAAAATCCGGATACGATTATCGCTTGTGTTGGTGGAGGTTCTAATGCAGCAGGTGCTTTTTATCATTTTATGGACGATGAAGATGTAGAATTAATCGCGGTTGAAGCTGCTGGTTTAGGCATACATTCTGGCGAAAGTGCAGCCACTTCACAATTAGGAGAGGTAGGAATTATCCATGGAAGTAAAACCATTTTAATGCAAGACGAATATGGGCAAATTGTAGAGCCTTACTCGATTTCTGCAGGCTTAGATTATCCAGGAGTTGGCCCACTACATGCTTTTTTATACGAGAGTAAAAGAGCGACATTTATGAATGCAACCGATAAAGAAGCATTAGCTGGAGCTTATGAGTTGACCAAAATCGAAGGCATTATTCCTGCTTTAGAAACAGCCCATGCTTTGGCAGTTTTACCAAAAATGAAGTTGGAAAAAGACCAAGTTGTAGTGATAAATTTATCTGGAAGAGGAGATAAAGATTTAGAAACGTATATCAAACATTTAGAAGAGTAG